The DNA window CCGTCGTCGCTCTGCTCATCCACCTGAATAATCTGTCCGGAAGAGTTCGTCTTATATTTTGTACCGCTGGAGTCCTTAACCGTCGTGGATTTAACAACCTTACCCGATGTGCTTACAAGGTAAACTTTGTTGTCAATCTTGATGGCCTCGTACTTGGTTCCGCTCTCCGCCTTCTGAAGTTTGCCCATGTAGAACAGATAGTTCTCCTTGACACCGGTATAGCCGCGGCCTGCTTTGGTACCGGATTCAGTGAAGTAGAATTCGCTTCGTGTTCCGTCGCCTTCCTCGACGGTTCCTTTCCCTTTCACAACAGAGCTTGTCGCCTTGTTGCCGAAGTAGTAGCATGCATATTCATCTGTGCTTCCCACTCTCAGACGTCTCAGTCCGTAGACCGGGTTGCCCTTTTCATTAAAAAGATAAGTAATTCCGTTAATTCTCACCAGATCACTTGTGGATGCCTCCTCGGCGGACGGTCCCACCTTCGGTGTGCCGTTGCTGGAGAAATAGTACCATTCCACCTCATTTCCCAAATCCATATTCAGGTCAGAATCTTCGGGAGGAGTTGTGGAGTACCAGCCGGTCTGCACCTTTCCGTTATCCTGGAAATAGCGGTAATTTTCAAAACTGTCGTCAGACTTGTCGCCCATGTTCACCCAGCCGGTCTGCATTGCTCCCGTCTCGCTGAAACAGTAGTAAACGCCGTCAATCTTATATAACTTATAGTCTCCGCTGCTGATATTCGGCACATATTTCTTACCGGAGCTCTGGAAGTAATACCAGTGCTTGTCCTCATCATCACCAAACGGCACCGTCTTGTCATCAAATGAATCATCGTCGTCCGGATCTTCCAGATACTGCCATCCGGTGCGCATCGCCCCGTCGGAACCGGTATAATAGGTATCGTCATCCACCCAGCCGGTCTGCATCGCTCCGTCACTGTCAAAATAATAATATTTATTATCTATCTTGGACCAGCCGTCCGTCACTACCTTGCCGCTGTTGGCAAAATAATACCAGACAATCGTATTCTCCTCATCCCAGCCCGGATTCTTCTTCTGGAGCTTAATCCACTTATTCGTTACCATGATACCGTTGCTGTCCACATAGTACTCATCGTCAACCCAGGAATTCACTGCCATTACTCCCTGGGAATTCAGGTAACGCCAAAGACCGTCGGCACCTTTCTTCCACTCATTCGTAACCTTATAATTATTAGAATCGTAATAAACCCAATCAGATCCCGACTGCTGCCATCCTTCCGCATATGCAGTCAAAGACGCTGTTCCCAATGCAAGCATCATGGAGAGGGCAAAGACCGTGATTCCTCTCTTCCTCATATAAATTCCTCCCGTTGTATACAGTACTCTACAATACATTCTATCAGGGGAGGAGGAAATGTTCAAGCAGAATTATCTTTCAATTTGATTACAATTTGAGAAAGGAAGACGCGGCCACTACTCAGGATAAGCCTGCTAAATCATTCCAAGTAAGTTTAAAAATACTCTGATTGCCAAAGAAATAGTTACTGCAAATATGAGCCCCATTACTACATTAAACCATGTTTTATTGGCAAATTCTCCCATAAACTTTTTATCGCTTGATATTCGCCAAACAATGCCGCAAATAAACGGAAGCAGCAGACCGGTAATTGCCTGGACCGCTATAATGAGCTGGGCCGGTGCAGCACCAAATAACATAATAAATATAATTGGGACAATTCCTGCGCCTAAAATACATATACGGCTGCGTAATGCCTTTTTATCCATTGGCTGGTCTGTTGCCTGATTATATAACATAGGCGTCAGTTCCATTCTGAACATTCCGGAAGAAAATGCTGCCCCCCATAATCCTAATGAAAATAAAATACCCGCATATCTTCCTAAAATAGGAGTCAACTGCGCGGCCATATCCGCAGCACTGGAAACTTTTATTCCCAGAGGATGTAAATTGCAGGCCGAGCAAATCAGAATCGTCGATGTTAATACGGCGGTTACAATTGTCCCAACAATCAAATCCATTTTTGCAGATATCCTTTTCTTTTCAGGTGATAATCTACTTTCAGGAGATTCACTGTTCAAATATTTTTGTTTGTGCAACGCCGATAAGGTAATCGGAATATCATAGACCATTGTTGTTGACAGCATTGCGAGCACCAGGTAAAAATTAGCCTCCGGTATTTTAAACGAAAAACCTTGTGACACTATCTCGGAAACACTTGGCTTAGAACCAATCACGGTAAAAACAAATGCGCACACCATCATAATAATCAGTACTTTGGTAAAATTCTCAAGCCATCCGTAATTAGTACACAATACCATTATCAGTGCTGCCAAAACTGTAATTATACACCATCCTGTTAACGAAATAGCAGGAACAAAATAGTTAAGAGCCATTGCGGCACCTATGAAGTTAGCCGCCTGTGAGATACAGGCACAGAAATACATTGCGGCGAACATAACAATAGCCAGTTTTTTCCCGAAGCGTATTCGAATTGCCTCCAGTATTGTTACGCCTCTGTTTAAAGTTATGTTGATAGCCGGCAGCTGATAAAAGAAAGCAGCCAAAGCAGAAAAAACAATAACCCATAACAAAGAATAACCATAGTTGGCTCCCATTGTGGACGCCGTTGTCACCGTACCCGGCCCTACTACCACTGCTGCAATAACAATTGCGGGTCCTAACGCCCTAAGATATTCCTTCATCGACATTTTATCTTCCATATTGATCCCTCTCCGTTTTCTGCTAAAGCACAACAACCCCTTTGTCTAAAATAAGCGTATCATCCGCTGTGAGTGTCGGATTTTTAAATACCATATCCAAATGGAGCCTGCAAGATGTATTTCCCCCAAAACCTGTATTATCTCCGCAGGCTAAATGAACTGTTTTACTGCACCCTTCATCTTCCAGCATTCTGCCTGTTAAACTGCACCCCGTATTTAACCCCAGCCCAATCTCCCCAATCACATAAACATTCGGGTCGTTCGATTGTTCCAAAATTCCTGCAAATATCTCCGCCTGTTTTCCTCCCTCTACTTTGACAATTTTCCCCTCCCGTATCGTCAGCTTAATTGGTTCTGATATTAACCCCAGTTCCGGAAGCGGGATACTTCCATCCACATATACAACTCCTTCCGCCGTCCCCTCTACCGCACATGTGGCACACTCGACATCAGGAGGCGAAGAAGAGATTCCCGCAGATAGACTTCTTCCAATCTGCGGACATGGTTTCCTCCCCTTAATTGAGCAGGTAAATTCGGTTCCCAATTCCGTGGTAATATGGCACCTTTCTTTTCCGTCCAAGACATCCGCAATTTTCATGCATTGATCTCCGAGTGCATAAAAATCGCTGAATAGTCCCCCTTTTTCCAGCATTTCCATACTGTAGTCAACCATGTTTACAAAACGTGCACCCTTTTTACACGCCGCCTTTTTGGCTTCTGAATGAAACAATGAGAACTTGGTACATCCGTATATGACGTCCGCCTCCATCATTGCCGCACGAACCAAAGCTGGCGGATCCGCCGCATGCATCCCGGTCTCTTCCATCATCACCAGTGTCTTAAGCGGAAAATCCACCGCTGCTTCAAACAGAATGTTTGCCATCGAAACACTTGACGGATCTGTGACTATCAGTATTTTTTCATCTTCCCGGCAGCCCCCGCATACCTTCAGCAAGATTTCAGACGCCTTATCGCGTTCGTTCATTGCTATCCCCTCCTTTGTTCTTTTTCACTTTTACTTTTCACTTTTTCTTTTCTCTAAAAAGGCATTCAATTCGGCATTTTTAATATCCGTAATGAACATATGGCCTGGAGAATGAGTCAGCACAAGCGGCAGCTTTGCATTTTCAATTGCTGCCTGAGGCGTAACACCACAAGGCCAGAATACAGGCACTTCCCCCTCCCGAATCTCAACGGCATCCCCGTAATCAGGGTGCATTACATCTTCAATTCCTATCGCGCCGGGATCGCCAATATGGATAGGCGCCCCATGTACAAAAGGGCATTTTGCGGTGATTTCATAAGCTAATTCCGCCTTTTCCGGTGTCATTGGGCGCATGGTGCACACCAGTGGCCCTTCAAAGGGTCCTGCCTTAACCGTAGGAATATTGGTTTTAAACATCGGAACAAAGCATTTCTGTGTTAAATGACGCATTTCAATTCCTGCATTTATTAAAGCTTCTTCAAACGAAAAACTGCACCCCAGCAAAAAACCAACAAAATCCTCTTGCCACAAATGGGAAATATTATTCACAACCTCCTCCCGCACCCCATTCCGGTAAATATAGTATTCACATATG is part of the [Clostridium] symbiosum genome and encodes:
- a CDS encoding Nramp family divalent metal transporter, coding for MEDKMSMKEYLRALGPAIVIAAVVVGPGTVTTASTMGANYGYSLLWVIVFSALAAFFYQLPAINITLNRGVTILEAIRIRFGKKLAIVMFAAMYFCACISQAANFIGAAMALNYFVPAISLTGWCIITVLAALIMVLCTNYGWLENFTKVLIIMMVCAFVFTVIGSKPSVSEIVSQGFSFKIPEANFYLVLAMLSTTMVYDIPITLSALHKQKYLNSESPESRLSPEKKRISAKMDLIVGTIVTAVLTSTILICSACNLHPLGIKVSSAADMAAQLTPILGRYAGILFSLGLWGAAFSSGMFRMELTPMLYNQATDQPMDKKALRSRICILGAGIVPIIFIMLFGAAPAQLIIAVQAITGLLLPFICGIVWRISSDKKFMGEFANKTWFNVVMGLIFAVTISLAIRVFLNLLGMI
- a CDS encoding aminopeptidase — encoded protein: MNERDKASEILLKVCGGCREDEKILIVTDPSSVSMANILFEAAVDFPLKTLVMMEETGMHAADPPALVRAAMMEADVIYGCTKFSLFHSEAKKAACKKGARFVNMVDYSMEMLEKGGLFSDFYALGDQCMKIADVLDGKERCHITTELGTEFTCSIKGRKPCPQIGRSLSAGISSSPPDVECATCAVEGTAEGVVYVDGSIPLPELGLISEPIKLTIREGKIVKVEGGKQAEIFAGILEQSNDPNVYVIGEIGLGLNTGCSLTGRMLEDEGCSKTVHLACGDNTGFGGNTSCRLHLDMVFKNPTLTADDTLILDKGVVVL
- a CDS encoding cell wall-binding protein, whose amino-acid sequence is MRKRGITVFALSMMLALGTASLTAYAEGWQQSGSDWVYYDSNNYKVTNEWKKGADGLWRYLNSQGVMAVNSWVDDEYYVDSNGIMVTNKWIKLQKKNPGWDEENTIVWYYFANSGKVVTDGWSKIDNKYYYFDSDGAMQTGWVDDDTYYTGSDGAMRTGWQYLEDPDDDDSFDDKTVPFGDDEDKHWYYFQSSGKKYVPNISSGDYKLYKIDGVYYCFSETGAMQTGWVNMGDKSDDSFENYRYFQDNGKVQTGWYSTTPPEDSDLNMDLGNEVEWYYFSSNGTPKVGPSAEEASTSDLVRINGITYLFNEKGNPVYGLRRLRVGSTDEYACYYFGNKATSSVVKGKGTVEEGDGTRSEFYFTESGTKAGRGYTGVKENYLFYMGKLQKAESGTKYEAIKIDNKVYLVSTSGKVVKSTTVKDSSGTKYKTNSSGQIIQVDEQSDDGKSLAREPIEPDYWED
- a CDS encoding putative hydro-lyase, which produces MSFNIEPYKNMSPLEIRRRIRNNEFNMPTSGMCQGYAQANLVILPNEYAQYFREYTENNPYACPVLEILEGTPQTKDMAAEGDITTDICEYYIYRNGVREEVVNNISHLWQEDFVGFLLGCSFSFEEALINAGIEMRHLTQKCFVPMFKTNIPTVKAGPFEGPLVCTMRPMTPEKAELAYEITAKCPFVHGAPIHIGDPGAIGIEDVMHPDYGDAVEIREGEVPVFWPCGVTPQAAIENAKLPLVLTHSPGHMFITDIKNAELNAFLEKRKSEK